The proteins below are encoded in one region of Brachyspira intermedia PWS/A:
- a CDS encoding ABC transporter substrate-binding protein: MYKKNILLLSFIIMILFVSCEEKTEKIEKTVNVFPARKYPIRVGYMPDFSGTSAVAIAKENGYFDEEHLDVTLIEFLDGPSEIEEMLLKNLEFAYIGHGAHSLAIEGKVNVLFPNGLSRSEQIIVRNAANIESVKDLRGKKVGTQLGTSSEILLYLALKSLGIKTNDVEIINMNGNTIVSSMMNDTIDAASVQAPYSFEILNSLGDKVKSIATTVDYSDVGSFPSSWVVTPSFQNNNSDIVNRFSRAILKAMDYRQLNMSEAVKMVADMNGKTVEEVDLERETGLWLSGDEVKKAYIDGDASKWYKTQQDIFIYTKTITNKVDINNYVQIKYMINNVFNE, translated from the coding sequence ATGTATAAAAAAAATATTTTATTATTATCATTTATTATTATGATACTGTTTGTATCATGTGAAGAAAAAACAGAAAAAATAGAAAAAACAGTAAATGTTTTTCCAGCAAGGAAATATCCAATAAGAGTTGGATATATGCCTGATTTTTCTGGAACATCTGCTGTTGCTATAGCAAAAGAGAATGGTTACTTTGATGAAGAACATTTAGATGTTACATTAATAGAGTTTTTAGATGGTCCTTCTGAAATAGAGGAGATGCTATTAAAAAATTTGGAATTTGCTTATATAGGACATGGAGCACATTCTCTTGCTATTGAAGGTAAAGTTAATGTATTATTTCCTAATGGTTTAAGCAGATCCGAACAAATTATAGTAAGAAATGCTGCTAATATAGAGTCTGTAAAAGATTTAAGAGGTAAAAAGGTTGGTACGCAATTAGGAACTTCTTCTGAAATTTTACTCTATTTAGCTCTTAAATCATTAGGCATTAAAACAAATGATGTAGAGATTATAAATATGAATGGAAATACAATAGTATCATCTATGATGAATGATACTATTGATGCAGCTTCTGTACAGGCTCCATACAGTTTTGAGATATTAAATAGTCTTGGGGATAAAGTAAAATCTATTGCTACAACTGTTGATTATTCTGATGTAGGATCTTTTCCTAGCAGTTGGGTAGTTACGCCTTCTTTTCAAAATAATAATTCTGATATAGTTAATAGGTTTTCAAGAGCTATTCTTAAAGCTATGGATTATAGACAGCTTAATATGAGTGAAGCTGTAAAAATGGTTGCTGATATGAATGGTAAAACAGTTGAGGAAGTAGATTTAGAAAGAGAAACAGGACTATGGCTTTCTGGAGATGAAGTAAAAAAGGCATATATTGATGGAGATGCTTCTAAATGGTATAAAACACAGCAAGATATATTTATTTATACTAAGACTATTACAAACAAGGTAGATATTAATAATTATGTACAAATAAAATATATGATTAATAATGTTTTTAATGAATAA
- a CDS encoding DNA adenine methylase — protein MITNTEANIRDKYLKENLIAYIGNKRRLLSFIENTISRILEEDGNVNTALDLFAGSGSVSRLLKTMDLEVYSNDWEYYSYILNYAHLCINEEDLSNMFIHTGGAENTINMINNIEYIDDDDRYISKYYAPSNDENPDLMNERLFYTHYNAKRIDIIRHNIEMLYKNNAINEKEYYYLIASIIYESATHTNTSGVFKAFHAGFGGRNKDALHRIMAPISLKPIPLYNGKQCHVSMLDANEFVVKNKNKHFDLVYLDPPYNQHQYGSNYHLLNTIALWDKPAINKNIYIDGKKTDKGGIRKDWIKTKSMYCYKKTAKDTLINLLDNIDSKHIVMSYSTDGIIEYDDLISILESRGKLDIVTSEYTKYRGAKRSIVNKTKNIEYLFVVDTSKTSCSSTNKKLRYIDNIRLKMDNPLDCSKDSIVFDYDKDDVIVLNLKYSVHIINKDEICDKLKDKSLEYIKMFSIFLDRYIKEDNINALKIYSYHINAAILANDIRLIKYFGEYILQIYSRLCSRKSNEYLIDITNSILDILSYYNDEISIISRIKQRIIYNIKHSNISEINKNNLLIRLEK, from the coding sequence ATGATAACTAATACTGAAGCGAATATAAGAGATAAATATTTAAAAGAAAATTTAATAGCATATATTGGTAATAAAAGAAGACTTCTTTCATTTATAGAAAACACTATTTCTAGAATCTTAGAAGAAGATGGCAATGTAAATACTGCTCTTGATCTATTTGCAGGAAGCGGAAGTGTTTCAAGACTTTTAAAAACTATGGATTTAGAAGTTTATTCTAATGATTGGGAATATTATTCTTATATTTTAAACTATGCTCATTTATGTATTAATGAAGAAGATTTATCTAATATGTTTATTCATACCGGTGGGGCAGAGAATACAATAAACATGATTAATAATATTGAATATATAGATGATGATGATAGATATATATCAAAATATTATGCTCCTTCAAATGATGAAAATCCTGATCTAATGAATGAAAGACTTTTTTATACTCATTACAATGCAAAGAGAATTGATATTATAAGGCATAACATAGAAATGCTTTATAAAAATAATGCAATAAATGAAAAAGAATATTATTATCTTATAGCTTCAATTATATATGAATCTGCCACTCATACAAATACTTCCGGAGTTTTCAAAGCTTTTCATGCAGGTTTTGGCGGAAGAAATAAGGATGCATTGCATAGAATTATGGCCCCTATATCATTAAAGCCTATACCTTTATATAATGGTAAGCAATGTCATGTAAGTATGCTTGATGCTAATGAGTTCGTTGTAAAAAATAAAAATAAGCATTTTGATTTGGTGTATTTAGATCCTCCATATAATCAGCATCAATATGGAAGCAATTATCATTTGCTTAATACTATAGCTTTATGGGATAAGCCTGCAATTAATAAGAATATATATATAGACGGTAAAAAAACAGATAAAGGCGGCATTAGAAAAGATTGGATTAAAACTAAATCAATGTACTGTTATAAAAAAACAGCTAAGGATACTTTAATAAATTTATTAGACAATATAGATTCTAAGCATATAGTAATGAGTTATTCTACTGATGGAATAATTGAATATGATGATTTAATATCAATACTTGAAAGTAGAGGTAAATTAGATATTGTTACTTCTGAATATACTAAGTATAGAGGGGCTAAAAGATCTATAGTTAATAAAACAAAAAATATAGAGTATTTGTTTGTGGTTGATACTTCAAAAACTAGCTGCAGCAGTACTAATAAAAAATTAAGATACATAGATAATATCAGACTAAAAATGGATAATCCTTTAGATTGTTCTAAAGATAGTATTGTATTTGATTATGATAAAGATGATGTTATAGTATTAAATTTAAAATATTCGGTTCATATAATAAATAAAGATGAGATATGCGATAAACTTAAAGATAAAAGTTTAGAGTATATAAAAATGTTTTCTATATTTTTAGATAGATACATTAAAGAAGATAATATTAATGCATTGAAAATTTATTCTTATCATATTAATGCTGCCATACTTGCTAATGATATAAGACTTATAAAATATTTTGGAGAATATATTCTTCAAATTTACAGCAGATTATGTTCAAGAAAATCTAATGAATATCTTATAGATATTACAAATAGTATTTTAGATATTTTATCATATTATAATGATGAAATAAGCATTATTTCTAGGATAAAACAGAGAATAATTTATAATATAAAACATTCAAATATTTCCGAAATTAATAAAAATAATTTACTTATTAGACTTGAAAAATAA
- a CDS encoding CAP domain-containing protein, whose translation MINILIKMIIIIVFSFSVLSAQNYNDDINSMLKIFNEIRENENLYSFEIDDKLNNIADIRAKELAISFSHIRPNNTKYDELLYQNRIIAYSSDENIAYRFKNAETVASYWMNSSKYKVNILSDKFTHIGVAHYAINGEDFWVVIFAQLTKSFNYY comes from the coding sequence ATGATTAATATTTTAATAAAAATGATTATTATCATTGTATTCAGCTTTAGTGTTTTGTCAGCACAGAATTATAATGATGATATTAATTCTATGTTGAAAATATTCAACGAAATAAGAGAAAATGAGAATTTATATTCATTTGAAATTGATGATAAATTAAATAATATAGCTGATATAAGAGCAAAAGAACTTGCTATCAGTTTTTCACATATTAGGCCTAATAATACTAAGTATGATGAGTTGCTTTATCAAAACAGGATAATTGCCTATTCATCTGATGAGAATATAGCTTATAGATTTAAAAATGCAGAAACGGTTGCTAGTTATTGGATGAATTCTAGTAAATATAAAGTTAATATTCTAAGCGATAAATTTACTCATATAGGCGTAGCACATTATGCTATTAATGGTGAGGACTTTTGGGTAGTTATATTTGCTCAATTAACTAAGTCTTTTAATTATTATTGA
- the yqeK gene encoding bis(5'-nucleosyl)-tetraphosphatase (symmetrical) YqeK, which translates to MEKYLPFRAKHIFSTRELSVQIAETYNVDTNKASIAALCHDLGKRYKDDEMRKIILENDNKEYPNYITGALLHARVSSIITEKEFSITDKEILNAIESHTVGHRNMTMLEKIIYAADYLEPTRNIPAADKIREKIFTDFDNAFLEVVLESINFVLSKKQYLSDKTIELYNSLVIK; encoded by the coding sequence ATAGAAAAATATTTACCATTCAGAGCAAAACATATATTTTCTACAAGAGAGCTTTCTGTTCAAATAGCAGAAACATATAATGTTGATACAAATAAAGCCTCTATTGCGGCATTATGTCATGATTTGGGAAAGAGATACAAAGATGATGAAATGCGTAAAATAATACTTGAAAATGATAATAAAGAATATCCTAATTATATAACAGGTGCTTTGCTTCATGCTAGAGTAAGTTCTATAATAACAGAAAAAGAATTCTCAATCACTGATAAAGAAATTTTAAATGCAATAGAAAGTCATACAGTTGGACATAGAAATATGACTATGCTTGAAAAGATAATATATGCAGCTGATTATCTTGAGCCTACAAGAAATATACCTGCTGCTGATAAAATAAGAGAGAAAATTTTTACAGATTTTGACAATGCATTTTTGGAAGTGGTATTAGAATCTATAAATTTTGTTTTGAGTAAAAAACAGTATTTATCAGATAAAACAATAGAACTTTATAATTCCTTAGTTATTAAATAA
- a CDS encoding ABC transporter ATP-binding protein has translation MENNIILKLENVKKYFYPSTNIIESLIKKSKEIKAVDDISIEVKRGEILAIIGESGSGKTTIGKLVMKLIEPTSGNIIFENENINNFTKEETAKYRRKVQMIFQDPYASMNPRFKIKDVLKEPLYIHNIEGDEKVYDEMVIKALKDVKINPPEEFMERYPHMLSGGQRQRIATARALILNPKLVVADEPVSMIDLSTRAEILYMMKELQIEKNLSYIYITHDLSTARYFADRIAVMYLGNIVEIGNADEIIDNPQHPYTKALIAAVPDASSGRVNIIKELPIKGEIPNASDIPSGCRFHTRCIYAKEECKNNIPNAKKISENHSVSCLFAD, from the coding sequence ATGGAAAATAATATAATATTGAAGCTTGAAAATGTAAAAAAATATTTTTATCCAAGCACCAATATAATAGAAAGTTTAATAAAAAAATCTAAAGAAATAAAAGCGGTTGATGATATAAGCATAGAAGTAAAAAGAGGCGAAATACTTGCCATAATAGGAGAATCAGGAAGCGGAAAAACCACTATAGGCAAACTTGTGATGAAATTAATAGAGCCTACTTCAGGAAATATTATATTTGAAAATGAAAATATTAATAATTTTACTAAAGAAGAAACAGCAAAATACAGAAGAAAAGTTCAGATGATATTTCAAGACCCTTATGCTTCTATGAATCCAAGATTTAAAATAAAAGATGTATTAAAAGAGCCTTTATATATTCATAACATTGAAGGAGATGAAAAAGTTTATGATGAAATGGTTATAAAGGCTTTGAAAGACGTAAAAATCAATCCTCCAGAAGAGTTTATGGAAAGATATCCGCATATGCTTTCAGGCGGACAACGTCAGAGAATAGCAACTGCAAGGGCTTTAATACTTAATCCAAAATTGGTTGTTGCTGATGAGCCTGTTTCTATGATAGATTTATCCACAAGAGCAGAAATTCTATATATGATGAAAGAACTTCAAATAGAAAAGAATTTAAGTTATATATACATTACTCATGATTTATCAACAGCAAGATATTTTGCAGATAGAATAGCAGTTATGTATTTAGGTAATATAGTAGAAATTGGTAATGCTGATGAAATAATAGATAATCCTCAACATCCATATACAAAGGCTTTGATTGCTGCAGTACCAGATGCTTCTTCAGGAAGAGTTAACATAATAAAAGAACTTCCTATCAAAGGAGAAATACCTAATGCATCAGATATTCCTTCAGGATGCCGATTCCATACAAGATGCATATATGCAAAAGAAGAATGTAAAAATAATATTCCAAATGCTAAAAAGATTTCAGAAAATCATTCAGTTTCATGCCTATTTGCAGACTAA
- a CDS encoding ABC transporter ATP-binding protein, with protein sequence MENILEVENLKMYYHTSKGLVKAINDISFKIKKGETLGIVGESGCGKTSLGTSLLRMPSIPGKYEGGRIILDNEDIIPLKEEYIRKNIRWAKISMVFQGAMNSLTPVYTIEKQMIETINRHIDMSKSDAIKLIEEYLGYVGLHADVAKRYPHELSGGMKQRVVIATALFLKPKLIILDEPTTALDVIVQAQIINLLKKLKKDFDLSFIFITHDLALEAEISDRVCVMYGGKILELANNEDIYTNAKHPYTKRLLAATPRLNKAVNKLEFIEGTPPDLLNPPTGCMFYDRCKERIDKCKNEEPILKDIGNSHLCACHLIN encoded by the coding sequence ATGGAAAATATACTAGAAGTAGAAAATTTAAAAATGTACTATCATACCTCAAAAGGTTTAGTAAAAGCCATTAATGATATAAGCTTTAAAATAAAGAAAGGCGAAACTTTAGGTATTGTAGGTGAATCAGGATGCGGAAAAACTAGTCTTGGAACATCTCTTTTAAGAATGCCTTCTATACCCGGTAAATATGAGGGAGGAAGAATAATACTTGATAATGAAGATATTATTCCTCTTAAAGAAGAATATATAAGAAAAAATATAAGATGGGCTAAAATATCTATGGTTTTTCAAGGTGCAATGAATTCTCTTACTCCTGTATATACTATAGAAAAGCAGATGATAGAAACTATAAACAGACATATTGATATGAGTAAATCGGATGCAATAAAACTTATAGAAGAATATTTAGGATATGTAGGGCTTCATGCAGATGTTGCAAAAAGATATCCCCATGAGCTTTCAGGAGGTATGAAGCAGAGAGTTGTTATAGCCACTGCCCTATTTTTGAAACCTAAACTTATTATACTTGATGAGCCTACTACGGCATTAGATGTTATAGTACAGGCACAGATTATAAACTTATTAAAAAAATTAAAGAAAGATTTCGATTTGTCATTTATTTTTATAACTCATGATTTAGCATTGGAGGCTGAAATTTCGGACAGAGTATGCGTTATGTATGGCGGTAAAATCTTAGAGCTTGCAAACAATGAAGATATATATACAAATGCCAAACATCCATATACAAAAAGACTTTTAGCAGCTACTCCTAGATTAAATAAAGCTGTAAATAAATTAGAGTTTATAGAAGGTACTCCTCCTGATCTGCTTAATCCTCCCACAGGCTGTATGTTCTATGACAGATGCAAAGAAAGAATAGATAAATGCAAAAATGAAGAACCTATATTAAAAGATATAGGAAACTCTCATTTATGTGCTTGTCATTTGATTAATTAG
- a CDS encoding GNAT family N-acetyltransferase: MFKIEKAGIENIEDISILAKNIYLKYNSSLDTDEGINNVLTFISANNMRLRFFMQGSLMLIAKNENDIIVGMLEITDFDHISLFFVDDKYFKLGIASSLFEEAKNILNSDKYTVKSSHYACEFYKKLGFVELYNDIQEENGVHFHYMIY; this comes from the coding sequence ATGTTTAAAATTGAGAAGGCGGGAATTGAAAATATTGAAGATATTTCTATTCTCGCCAAAAATATATATTTAAAATACAATTCCAGTTTAGACACAGATGAAGGAATAAATAATGTATTAACTTTTATATCGGCTAACAATATGAGGCTTAGATTTTTTATGCAAGGCTCTTTAATGCTCATTGCCAAAAATGAAAATGATATAATAGTTGGAATGCTTGAAATAACTGATTTTGATCATATTTCTCTTTTTTTCGTAGACGACAAATATTTTAAATTGGGTATAGCAAGTAGTTTATTTGAAGAAGCAAAAAACATTTTAAATTCAGATAAATATACCGTAAAATCTAGTCATTATGCATGCGAATTTTATAAAAAATTAGGATTCGTAGAATTATATAATGATATTCAGGAAGAAAACGGAGTACATTTTCATTATATGATTTATTAA
- a CDS encoding L,D-transpeptidase family protein: MINSFLFAGDFLDDQKRYNRVRTAIKEKDNIVKNTLKNNNIELEELNILITVYKQEDILEIYAKNKSDSTYKKIASYNIAAKSGILGPKRMEGDLQVPEGFYYIDRFNPASSYYLSLGINYPNESDKKKSNASRLGGDIFIHGANVTIGCMPMTDDKIKEIYLYAVYAKDNGQDKIPVYIFPFQMTDSNFDYYKKYYDESLIDFWLNIKNGYDKFQTTKKELNIKVDSKGNYVF; encoded by the coding sequence ATGATTAATTCTTTTTTATTTGCCGGAGATTTTCTTGATGATCAGAAAAGATACAATAGGGTAAGAACGGCCATAAAAGAAAAAGACAATATTGTAAAAAATACATTAAAAAATAATAATATCGAATTAGAAGAATTAAATATATTAATAACAGTATACAAACAAGAAGATATACTTGAAATATATGCCAAAAATAAATCTGACAGTACATATAAAAAAATAGCTTCATATAATATAGCAGCAAAATCCGGAATATTAGGCCCTAAAAGAATGGAGGGAGATTTACAGGTTCCTGAAGGTTTTTATTATATAGACAGATTCAATCCCGCAAGCAGTTATTATCTTTCATTAGGCATTAATTATCCAAATGAATCGGACAAAAAGAAAAGTAATGCTTCAAGACTAGGAGGCGATATATTTATTCATGGTGCTAATGTTACTATAGGATGCATGCCTATGACTGATGATAAAATAAAAGAAATATATTTATATGCTGTATATGCTAAAGATAATGGACAAGATAAAATACCTGTTTATATATTTCCTTTTCAAATGACAGATAGCAATTTTGATTATTATAAAAAATATTATGATGAATCTTTAATAGATTTTTGGTTAAATATAAAAAATGGATATGATAAATTCCAAACAACCAAAAAAGAATTAAATATTAAAGTGGATTCTAAAGGAAACTATGTATTTTAA
- a CDS encoding WESB_1763 family membrane protein, with product MIQMNKNTSFVSAYNFWSYLLIAIVFFNYLFFRALVIDNNSFIYVITFILNYIVLISFFLLVFYKFYNCIFNSETFLAVFGILFLISGTLRLYAIEINIYNYIELLYFISIFVLTIKIFVSIIKSNNIMELDRGVYVFMLLSLASSNINYILISANKIIDTDIFHYISTFISTYMSKLSSFSFLILMIAYILIFMKKVVMKNINKSFFFIIMMVILSIIAILVFGNSFFLIVISFFGALGIVMYLPFTVYLVVIIMFLMTLFTSFMSCLVSKYYCPKLIVFTLFMLAGLDMSNFGLRLISVFAIMEMLSICNDKKDYDEHLTNNTL from the coding sequence ATGATTCAAATGAATAAAAATACTTCCTTTGTAAGTGCATACAATTTCTGGTCATATTTGCTGATTGCCATTGTATTTTTTAACTATTTGTTTTTCAGAGCTTTAGTAATTGATAATAATTCTTTTATATATGTAATTACATTTATTTTGAATTATATTGTATTAATATCTTTTTTTCTTTTGGTATTTTATAAATTTTATAATTGTATATTTAATTCAGAGACTTTTTTAGCTGTTTTTGGAATATTATTTCTTATATCGGGTACTTTAAGGCTTTATGCTATAGAAATTAATATTTATAATTATATAGAGTTACTATATTTTATATCCATATTCGTTCTTACAATAAAAATTTTTGTTTCTATAATAAAATCGAATAATATAATGGAATTGGATAGAGGAGTATATGTTTTTATGCTTCTTTCTTTAGCCTCATCTAATATAAATTATATTTTAATATCAGCTAATAAAATAATAGATACGGATATTTTTCATTATATATCTACTTTTATATCAACTTATATGAGTAAATTGTCATCTTTTTCATTTTTAATATTAATGATAGCTTATATATTAATTTTTATGAAAAAAGTTGTTATGAAAAATATTAATAAATCATTCTTTTTTATTATTATGATGGTAATATTATCAATAATAGCCATATTAGTATTTGGTAATTCTTTCTTTTTGATTGTAATATCATTTTTTGGTGCTTTAGGTATTGTGATGTATTTACCATTTACTGTTTATCTTGTAGTTATTATAATGTTCTTAATGACTTTATTTACATCTTTTATGAGCTGTTTAGTATCAAAATATTATTGTCCTAAATTGATAGTATTCACTTTATTTATGCTTGCCGGACTTGATATGAGTAATTTTGGATTAAGATTAATTTCTGTATTTGCCATTATGGAAATGCTTAGTATATGTAATGACAAAAAAGACTATGATGAACATTTGACAAATAATACTCTATAA
- the tsaE gene encoding tRNA (adenosine(37)-N6)-threonylcarbamoyltransferase complex ATPase subunit type 1 TsaE yields the protein MKKEIIKEEKNISLEGIEKVAEFFKDILKDGDVVIMEGNLGFGKTTFVRILSRLMESEDIVSSPSFTLINEYDIILNGEESILRHVDLYRLEKEEELDDIGFKDKIRENGITMIEWGNKFKDYFEAPYYLFEIEMHEENNRLYRISFIS from the coding sequence ATGAAAAAAGAAATTATTAAAGAAGAAAAAAATATAAGCCTTGAAGGTATAGAAAAAGTTGCTGAATTTTTTAAAGATATATTGAAAGACGGTGATGTAGTTATAATGGAAGGAAATCTTGGATTTGGTAAAACTACATTTGTTAGAATACTATCAAGATTAATGGAAAGCGAAGATATTGTGAGCAGTCCTTCATTTACTTTGATAAACGAGTATGATATAATTTTAAATGGCGAAGAAAGTATTTTGAGGCATGTAGATTTATACAGACTTGAAAAAGAAGAAGAGCTTGATGATATAGGCTTCAAAGATAAAATAAGAGAGAATGGAATTACTATGATAGAGTGGGGAAATAAATTCAAAGATTATTTTGAAGCTCCATACTATTTATTTGAAATAGAAATGCACGAAGAAAATAATAGATTATATAGGATTAGTTTTATTTCATGA
- the mnmE gene encoding tRNA uridine-5-carboxymethylaminomethyl(34) synthesis GTPase MnmE, with protein MNEYDIKDTIAALSTPYSKSALAIIRMSGSKALEIASKICFYANNENKNINNFEHRKSYYALIKDENNIPVDEVIVLSSLSPNTFTSEDTIEFISHGSIVVIDALMNLLIRNGARAANRGEFTYRAYINGRIGISEAEAIHDLIDSNNKLMAEASIYKMRGRLTREIDKLRENIKNSLMLVYGELDFPEDETESFSYDKLIENFEIIKKDIENILSNSKRVENLINGIKVAILGRVNAGKSSIFNMILDRERAIVSNIAGTTRDFLSENIYIDNIPFYLMDTAGFHKKADNDIELEGIERAKKCACESDIILAVFDGSDIANEDDINLIEFLNTLDNKNIIYILNKSDEDKKFNKEIDNANIINISTKTKSGKGELISALKNYVSDSDMDIFNKETYVNNRERGYLESGLKQIDICIKKSLESYSLDEVAEEMNILNNILGNVSGKVDAEEVINEIFANFCIGK; from the coding sequence ATGAACGAGTATGATATAAAAGATACTATAGCGGCATTATCAACACCATATTCAAAGAGTGCATTAGCTATAATAAGAATGTCAGGAAGCAAGGCATTAGAAATAGCTTCAAAAATATGTTTCTACGCTAATAATGAAAATAAGAATATAAATAATTTTGAGCATAGAAAAAGTTATTATGCTTTAATAAAAGATGAAAATAATATACCTGTTGATGAGGTTATAGTATTATCTTCTTTATCTCCTAATACTTTCACATCTGAAGATACAATAGAATTCATATCTCATGGAAGCATTGTAGTAATAGATGCGCTTATGAATCTTTTAATAAGAAACGGAGCAAGGGCAGCTAATAGGGGAGAATTCACATACAGAGCCTATATTAATGGAAGAATAGGAATTAGTGAGGCTGAAGCTATACATGATTTAATAGATTCTAATAATAAGCTTATGGCTGAAGCAAGCATATATAAGATGAGGGGAAGGCTTACAAGAGAGATAGATAAACTAAGAGAAAATATAAAAAATTCTCTTATGCTTGTTTATGGAGAATTGGATTTCCCTGAAGATGAAACAGAAAGTTTTTCTTATGATAAGCTTATAGAAAATTTTGAGATTATAAAAAAAGATATAGAAAATATTTTATCTAATTCCAAAAGAGTTGAAAATCTTATTAATGGAATAAAGGTTGCTATATTAGGCAGAGTTAATGCCGGTAAAAGCAGTATATTTAATATGATATTAGACAGAGAAAGGGCTATAGTTTCAAATATTGCCGGAACTACAAGAGATTTTTTGAGTGAAAATATTTATATTGATAATATACCTTTTTATTTGATGGATACTGCCGGATTTCATAAAAAAGCTGATAATGATATTGAGCTTGAAGGTATTGAAAGAGCTAAAAAATGTGCCTGTGAATCTGATATTATACTTGCAGTGTTTGATGGAAGCGATATAGCAAATGAAGATGATATCAATTTAATAGAGTTCTTAAATACATTAGATAATAAAAATATTATATATATACTTAATAAAAGCGATGAAGATAAAAAATTTAATAAAGAAATAGATAATGCTAATATAATTAATATAAGTACAAAAACAAAATCAGGAAAAGGTGAATTAATATCTGCTTTGAAAAATTATGTTTCAGATTCTGATATGGATATTTTTAATAAAGAAACTTATGTCAATAATAGAGAGAGAGGATATTTAGAAAGCGGACTTAAACAGATTGATATATGTATAAAAAAATCATTAGAGTCTTATTCTTTAGATGAAGTTGCTGAAGAGATGAATATATTAAATAATATACTTGGAAATGTTAGCGGAAAAGTTGATGCTGAAGAAGTAATCAATGAAATATTTGCTAATTTCTGTATAGGTAAATAA
- a CDS encoding outer membrane beta-barrel protein codes for MKKLLLIISIFISINLSLLAASGFEGIINIPSGLSVGIPMGNSELEIGLGFDIGVTAQFGYVIDFKNNIGLSILAETGYSYDTYSSSISSDSTKSVVSTSAFHSFQIGILPKVNIYDFSIGIGGGLKIPVAGIEEEKTVTYGTNYTAAGSTVNMLDIVNKYDKMNVIPYIKLTLDYSVFNNYNVGANFGLYFDYEFGVRKKIDETKYVSTDAFGVGLQVGLRFSPFNSHQNDLDKKEQEKKE; via the coding sequence ATGAAAAAATTATTATTAATAATTAGTATATTTATATCGATTAACTTATCACTTTTGGCAGCAAGCGGATTTGAAGGGATAATAAATATACCTTCTGGGCTGTCTGTGGGAATACCTATGGGAAACTCAGAACTAGAAATCGGTTTGGGTTTTGATATAGGTGTTACAGCACAGTTTGGATATGTGATAGATTTTAAAAATAATATAGGACTTAGTATATTGGCTGAAACAGGATATAGTTATGATACTTATTCATCTTCTATATCTTCTGACAGTACAAAATCTGTTGTTTCTACTTCTGCTTTTCATAGCTTTCAAATAGGTATTTTGCCTAAGGTAAATATTTATGATTTTTCTATAGGTATTGGAGGCGGATTAAAAATACCTGTAGCAGGAATTGAAGAAGAAAAGACAGTTACTTACGGCACTAATTATACGGCAGCAGGCAGTACAGTTAATATGCTGGATATAGTCAATAAATATGATAAAATGAATGTTATACCTTATATTAAATTAACATTGGATTATTCTGTATTTAATAATTATAATGTAGGTGCCAATTTTGGATTATATTTTGATTATGAATTTGGTGTGAGAAAAAAAATTGATGAAACAAAATATGTATCTACAGATGCATTTGGTGTTGGTTTGCAGGTGGGTTTAAGATTCAGTCCTTTTAATAGCCATCAAAATGATTTAGATAAGAAAGAGCAAGAGAAAAAGGAATAA